The Montipora foliosa isolate CH-2021 unplaced genomic scaffold, ASM3666993v2 scaffold_395, whole genome shotgun sequence DNA segment ttaacacTCTCATGTGAAATTGCCTATAAATAAAATAGAGAAATTTTACCCACTTTCCGGCTCGGATTGCTacactggcaacccagtaataatagcaatcaaagttatttatacaaggaaaggttacgtttatacaaacgttggccgtgtagcgcttatattttaaacagagttaactgaatagagtgtaatttgaagtgcaagatttcagtcccatatgaaccatgtgagcgttagccctacagatggaaatgggcccacacaaggacagaaaaaaactctgaccagggtgggaattgaacccacgaccttcgggttagatctccgccgctctaccgactgagctacaaggtcagacgggagcaggccgtgggaagtgaagatgttaaagtcacggcaatgaacatgtacaagtacaaggaaaggttacgtttatacaaacgttggccgtgtagcgcttatattttaaacagagttaactgaatagagtgtaatgtgaagtccattacactctattcagttaactctgtttaaagtTATTTATAGTCGGTTCTTTGTTATCTTGAAGCATTTTGTCTCAAATTCATAAATGCATGCACTCTTGGCTCATGATAAATGAAAAAGGTAAACATGTCTCCTTGCTGAAAGCAATTCTGTCTGGCTTCCGGCATGGCATACATGCATAACAAGGAATGAGGAACATAAAGATGCTTGGCAGCTGATTTTTAATGGCATCGAAGTTACTTTAAAGAGTAAGAATTACTTTTGAACATTTCAGTCTGTAATACATAAGCTTATAATCAAATCAATACGATCTGTTTTTCCCTTTTGTAATAACAGATTAACGAAGGGATAGATGAATCGTGGAAAAGAAACAGTCTTACCTTCGTTGTCTTCTCAGTTTCCCCACGAAAAAGTGCTATCAGATACAATGGCTACATATTGACAACGTTGGTCCGGTGAAGATACTAATGCTACCCCATGATTGCCAGCTCAACTACAATATGTgtaaacaaaaattgataacaAATTACACCACAAGGAAAAAATATGGACGACAGCCTTCAAGCTTCGTAAACGCCCTATCCATGGGAACTACGTGACGTCACATTCTGTCAGGTTCGGAGCCTGCAATTCTATCTGCTATCAGTGCTACGTCACGAAGGAAGGTAAGTGCTGAAGTACCAAGGCGAAGGAATACCATGAGAAGTACGCGCGCTAGCTCATTTTATTGAGTATTTATTGAGTCTTTCGAGCCAATCCAACGGGAACAGCGTCCACTAACTATTGATTCTTACTTTCTTTTCCCTttcaagggcggatctaggaatTTGGCTTGGGGGGTGCACATGTCAAACGGAAATGCACAGGACACCCAATCTTTATATGTTAGTATAATACATGCTTTTAAGGTGactccctagtattgcactgcgcatcctgttctgtgcataacacagcgtaggccacgttcgtattcaggaaggctaagaggctttacgatcaaatttcacggctcaattctgttttctttgtctcacaagtctcaacggatatttctaaacaaaacaatgtttaaatttaaccataaagacttgtagccatgtgtgaatattgatatatcgaacgtggccaaaaaacttcaaaatggcgacctttcgtgcGGGAAAGATCGCTAGagagaagaatggccgttttcagagcacagcagtaaagagcaaaacaagaaactttttagactctcgcaaaacaaaaagtcgagtgatagccttgatgatgctaaagtgtcatttcagtccgagagtgaaagtgaaaccccGCTATCGGGCAGGCGTGTTGTTGAGAGGCCGAGCTTcgtttgctttctgtttctcctagggaaaaaagtattcgtaACCATCTTTCgaggacacaaaattgtctcctcgagatcgtgcacccgaggaatatttgtagtcagtgccttttcaagacctgtgcctgtgccataaaacaaatattaaattattccttttgaacaaaaCAATACACCTATTtcgttatttcaagaattacgtcaaagttgtgcttcctgttcctgcaaaacgtatcttgaaccgatggaacaaacttgtccttgatagatggagtcgcaatgattaaatgagtaacttgaacaggttatatctcccaaacgagtttggtgacctatttttgtaattgcacatttcgagtcaccataatgtagggaacaatcgagaaaagtttgaaattcttacgacaacttctattactaaggaatcaccgtAAGAGGGTTAGGGCTGTAGTATGATAAATCTGTAAATGAAAAACTCCAAAAACTTAACTCCGAAAACTAGCGGTTTTAAGGTACAACGGACCGCTGTCTgttatttaggtttttttttttcgttggtaaattttagaatttttaactaaaacgttttttttggtaaccgaggggggtgcacgtgcacccagTGCACCTCCCCTAGATCTGCCCTTGCCTTTAGCCGTCTATATCCCTTAGTTACCCATTTTTTCAGCCGCAAACGGTGAGCTTGGACACAGAATCTTGTTTCGCCGCTGTTGATAGGTAGCCATTTTGTACAGTACCAGGAGGCAAGGGGCATTGGTCCTTAGATAAATTTAAACGTAAATGGACAATTAACTGTAATTTGTTgcttaatatttaatatttctttcttgtaggAATCATATTGTGTCATGGTTTAGGAAGTGATTGTAATTTGATTAGTAGGATTGTAATGTGATTAAGTATTGTgtaagtaaaagaaaaaggaaacactaCGTAATTAATTGAGGTATGTATTGTGTTTGTTATTAGTAATTTGATCGCTTATGTATTGTGTCTGTTATAAGTAATTTGTTATTAGTCTGTTGTTGGTAATTTGTAATGCCAGTAATGTAAATATTGTATGcatatttcttttcaaaaaataatagtaataataataataataataagaagaagaagaagaagaagaagaagaaggggTGCAGTGGCACAATGGATAATTTGTTGATCGACAAAATGGTCACACAAGACTGTCATCGTGGTAAAAGGAACCTGAGTATGGCGTGGGTAGACGTCACAAAGGCATATGACTCCGTTGATCATGATTGGCTCTGCGAAATGATGGAAGTACATCGATTCCCGAGGTGGTTGGAAAGGGTGGTTACCAAGCTTTGCAGCACGTGGAACATCAAGATTGTCACCACAACAAAGTTAGGCAAGGAAATATCAGAGACTATCCAATTTAAACGAGGTCTTCCCCAAGGAGACTCGCTATGCCCGAGGCTTTTTACCATCTGCCTAAACCCCATCGCATGGTCACTTAAGGCGACGGAGGGGTATAGATTGTGTAAGCCACTGAGCACTAAGGTGACGGACCTTCTCTACATTGACGATCTTAAGATCTATGCAGCATCGGAGAAGAAGTTGAATACCGTCCTTAGATCAACCAGAGGTAAGATGCAAGACATAGGGCTTCAGTGGAACCCTAAGAAGTGCTCAGTCGTGCATGCTAAGAGGGGTGTAAAAGTGGAAGATGCGGAAGGAGTTAAGTTTGATGAGTCATCAGTCATACAGTGTTTGAAAGAAGGTAAGCAGTACAAATTTCTTGGAGTACTGAAAACATCGAGACAAGAAGATCAATTGGCCTTTAAGGTTGCCTCAGAGGAGTATTTAAAGAGACTCTCTGTTATATGGTCCAGCCCTCTTTCAGATTACCATCAAGATCAAAGGCGCACTTAAACTGTTCAAGAACACTGATCCGACAATGGAGCTTGTTCGGAAGTTCGAAGAACGTTCAGGTGTGCTAGGCCATAGCTCACTCATCAAGGAGGCGACAAAGTTTAGTAGAGATCTTGGATTAGAGCTATCTCTTACATACCCTACCCCAATGTGCTGCACGGAGGAAGGTGAAGTAGTGAAAGAGTCAAACATCAAGCAAAAGCTAAGGAGCGCacagcagaagaaattgaaagatcAGGTATCAGGCCAAGCTTGGCAGGGAAAGTTGATAGCTTCTCGATGGGAGGAAGAACAAGAAGGCTCTGGTACAGGGGATGTCCGACAATCCCATAGCCTTAGTTGGCTGTGGCAATGGAGGACATGCCCGACATATGTTATCGCTGGCGTGTTTGAGCTGTACGAACAGTTACTTCCCACCCGAGTGTACCAGAGTAAGAAGACAAGAACGGGATCAGACCAGATTATGTGCCGTTTATGTGGCAAGGCAGCTGAGACGGTGGCCCACGTATTAGCTGGTTGCTCTACGCTTGCGCAGTCCAAATATCTGCAACGGCATAATgcggtgttgaaagtaatttttttcgaGATGTTGTTCAGCCTAGACCTAATGGATAGTGTACCGCCATGGTATTCACTGAGCGAGCCTAAACCTGTCTATCAAAATGACCGAGCGCAAGCCTTCTGGGATGTCCCTGTTTATGCAGATCATGTGACGGTGAGAGCTAACAGAATTGATGCCCGAATAGTGGACAGCACAGCAAAATCTGTCATCTTGCTGGAGATGAGCTGTCCTTGGATGAATAACAGGGAGATCAAGAGCTGCgagaagacggaaaagtatgcCCCATTGCGACTGGAATTGAAGAGGCAGTTTCCTGGATATCAAGTGAAACAGTTTAACATCGTAATGGACGTGTTAGGAGGATACAGTGAGGAACTGGTGAACACCATCCGAAGTCTTGTAGGAGTTAAAAGGGGCAAAGAAGTATTGTTGAAAATGCAGAAGGTCGTTTTGTCTGAAAGTCTGCACATTGCGAGATCTTTCAAAGTGTTAACATAAGCAGATACTAACTCCGGTCAgagacaacagaacaattattTAGGATCGTCTTAGatgctttaatattattgtttaaatagGTCTGAAGAGATTCATTTCAcatttttacctttttaagAATCGAAGTTAACCTTTTAATTCGCTTATATATAGATCGATATATGTAGATACGAACTTTTTAGATACATTCAGGTTATTTTTACAGCCTTTAGGTTACGCAATTGCGCCCTATTGAGCTATGTGCTAAGCTAGCATACGAACGTttatactgcataataataataataataaggtgcACTTGGTCGCTCTTGAGCCTCGACATAGGACTCAACTTTGCAATGAGCACAAACAGGCAGTAGATCAATGGCATAGATTGAATAAAAGTGTGCCAAGTATGGAGCCTCGTGAAAAGCCATGCTTTATCACCAGAAAATCAGACAATGAACTATTGATACGTCTACGTTGTACTCTTCCAAGCTAGTTCAGGTTTCTATACAGTATTCAAATTGCTGCACATATATGCGCTTATTATGAGTCTTTATTCTTTACTCTGGGGGGAAGTCTCAATTAATGTAATAAGCCCTCGGGCTTCAGTGAGAATTCCCCGCCCTAAATTATTTTCTAATACCCTAGTTTATTTTATCTacttatttattattttgaacTAGATTCACTTGCTCTTGCTCCCAGATTGTATGGTATCCCTTTGTTATGACTTTTCTTTCCTTATAGTAATATtataatataaatgaaaaaaatgtattatgtggcaaacaaaaaatcatgaaaataaaagtaaaaaaccaTTTGAGCGTATGGTACGGTAGCCTCAAAAATATAACAAACGCATCGCTTCACAATATTATTGTCAAAAGCAAATTCCTACCCCATAACACACAGGATGGAATGTGAAGCCAGGGTGTGAAAGGTTTGGATCTCCCAAAACTTTACAGATGTTTTTTCGACACGACTGAGGAAGTCAAGCTTGTCATGTTTCAGTTTAAGACAAACCACAACATTGTCTATACTAAAGATAAActtatgaaagctaaaatgagTACCAATAACAAATGCTACTTATGTAagctcaggggcacccaacgtcaatattcggaaaatatctgttcggaagacgatttgtgATCTAtgattttcggaacatttgttgtaaaatttcttggttacctgcctctcctaggattttcgaacatctgaaaaatggtataattgcccatttttaacggatttttccctaaaaaggtcacctagaattttcgggagccttttttctggctgaaattttcgaaaaggtaagttttgatccctataattttcggatcacttgactttcagctaggaaatccgaacagataaaaaattcTTAGGggatgcctatatctaccgtttaaatactaaagtACGTTTaataatgctatgtttaagtagttttgaactatattctcgcaggagcccatgactaggagcttacaacttcattgcatctatgaaacggcgtttttacagaccaagttatttatagtttgattttcccgcgaaaccggacctttccagccaatcacaagtcttgcatgagaaattaatcCACATGGGAATGAGGATTggcactcgtgcaagccaaatcgtatttgagaactcgtctaaaaatagcttgatctgtgaaaatgccattacatagacctagtattggagcTGTAGGCTTCTatctagtcatgggctcctgattctcgttgggtgccccgtAAGCTAAGCAAGCATACCTTGCAGCATATGTTGGTAGACTGTTCCTTTGTCCAAAGTTTCTGGAGATCCTTTCGCACATGGTGATTTATCATGACTAAAGTAAATCTTAACTTATGTAGGGTATCAATTCTGTACGGTTATTTTCATGCTTGCAAGTTCAAAACTATTATTATAACAAATCTCGCCCTCCTcatggcaaaatatttcaacTATAGGTGCTTCTTAAATAACGAGGAATGATTAGATTTCGAGCTCTATAAATTACTACTGCGCGAAAAAGCCCTCACGGAACAATTGATTCCCTCCAAAAATAACACTACCACTGATTTAAACATGAAATGGCACTCTCTTATTCGAAGCAATTTCATTTCTTGCACAATCTGATTCGGTTGCGCTTTTATCACCCTTTCTCGTATTTCTActattttcatttctaaaacttattacctatttattcatttaatattattgttattattattttaaaatcacATTAAGGACATCTTTTATTCAACAGAACCTACAGAGTAATGCAGCTGTAAATAAACATTAATTAATGCGTTATGTTAAGCTAAGTAGGATGATTTTGTAAGCAGCTTGTGACACGAAGTCGTGTTGTTAGCAGCTAACGAAGAGCATTGCAAGTAAAGTACTGTAAGTAGTGTATTGTATATAGTGCAGTGTAGTGTTTGTGGTGTagtatttgttttgaaataaatttaaaaaatttaaaaaatttaaaaatgtttcATGATGTATGCTGACAAATGCCTTGCTAAGGTCTAAAAACAGGGCAGTACTAACTTTGCATTCATCTATGGCCTTGTACAGCTGGCTTGTAAATACTACTACTAACATTTCTGTtgattatagcgatatttcttgtttacaaacattgacgtcacatttcttttgatattcaaattttccaatcacaaaacaaaagaagtgattgtttcaacagccaattgggttctggttggcatattagtGACAAtgcgtgacgtcacgagaaacattgCTATAGCCTCTCATTTCCACTCCACTCCAGTGATTTTCTTCGAACATGGCATAAACATGGGCCTGTTCATTGTCACAGAAAGCTCATTTGCAGCGTCATACCCTCTTGCATTTGATACAAAGCGTGCCATTCCTCAGAGATCATGAAATGGATCGGAATGTGCAAATCGGCTGTCTCCAGTGGAGTGTGTCGTGCCAATTTAAGTTATCAGTTGTATATCCTCCATGTTCCAGGCAATTTGGAATCCAAATATTCATTCCAGCAGCGTTTTCAATCTACCTTGATTGTTGTTTGTGTCCCAGAAACACACTTGTGGGAACATAATTACGTTCACGGCGGAAAATTGGGGAAAATTATAGAGGAAAAAACGCGTGTACCATCATTTTGCATAATCAAATTACGATCATCAGTTGCTCCTCGGAATTTCTTCGTCcatttattttcaaattggACAGCACTGAGTACTATTACATATACAAATGTTGTGCAAATAGAGCTATGGAAATCTTGGGTGCATTTggattttaatttgaaaatcaaCAGTAATGTGTCTAATCTcttcacaggcagcccaagctcaaaatgttaggaGTTATCTTTATGTAACGTGACACATGGCATATACTATATTACATAACGACGGATTTGACTACGGGAAACGTGACTCCCGCCTAGCAGCATATGGAGGTGTTTtgttacaacggtttgaatttataaagatttgtttcagttattcttatattttgtgaataaaatctacTTACCCTGTTGCCGTGTTGTTTGCCAGCTTCTCAGGCCGATCTAACGCGATTTCGGCGAGTTATCGTTTTGTGGGTTACCACTTTTAGCAGTGGAAATTTAGGCAACCAAACCAAGCAGCTTAAGGGAGTGGGCGATTTGGGTGGACGTCAGTAAagtgtttccatgacgaattcgaCTGCCGCCAAGTGAGCTGagctattgtcatggaaacatttgattgacgtccacccaaaaTCAATGGATGCATTTAAAGGTTAAAACGCGGCAAGACCACGATTTCTTTCATACCACGATGTGACAGATCCAAAAGTTTGAAAAGTCACCCTCTCGTTCTTTCCCAGTTCGCCGTGATATTTTCGTCAGTACGGTTTCACGTGCAAAAAAAATCATGTCGATTGCATAGGAAGAAAGGGAAGGTCAAGGATTCAATGAGCCTACGAGAAAACAGTGTTTGCTTGATGCAACAGGGTGTTTGGCAGCAGAGAAAGCTTGTCATCGCGGCAATTTTATGTTGGAAGGCGATGG contains these protein-coding regions:
- the LOC137987944 gene encoding uncharacterized protein, whose product is MELVRKFEERSGVLGHSSLIKEATKFSRDLGLELSLTYPTPMCCTEEGEVVKESNIKQKLRSAQQKKLKDQVSGQAWQGKLIASRWEEEQEGSGTGDVRQSHSLSWLWQWRTCPTYVIAGVFELYEQLLPTRVYQSKKTRTGSDQIMCRLCGKAAETVAHVLAGCSTLAQSKYLQRHNAVLKVIFFEMLFSLDLMDSVPPWYSLSEPKPVYQNDRAQAFWDVPVYADHVTVRANRIDARIVDSTAKSVILLEMSCPWMNNREIKSCEKTEKYAPLRLELKRQFPGYQVKQFNIVMDVLGGYSEELVNTIRSLVGVKRGKEVLLKMQKVVLSESLHIARSFKVLT